A window of Candidatus Rhabdochlamydia sp. T3358 contains these coding sequences:
- a CDS encoding small ribosomal subunit Rsm22 family protein — protein sequence MLSSLEFKIQSLIQGTSLKNWVKQAQSLSSTYRQKKNKTETLSSEALRIAYLCSRLPATYAAISSVFKELQKRFDLSLIRSLLDCGAGPASVLLAAESFFSLQQATLLERDPGFIKLGKLLTHPTDVEVTWIVQDVTKGIPSSAKDLVMASYSLCEISEEDQLQIVESLWDKTEQIFILLEPGTPKGFHFIRKARERLLDLGAFLLAPCPHSKSCPIAKNDWCHFSVRLPRSSLHRQLKEGSLNYEDEKFSYLIFSRTPASTSSSRVIRHPFKGSGFVKLKLCTESGLVEKTISRKDKELYSIAKKTEWGDEF from the coding sequence ATGTTATCCTCGCTAGAATTTAAAATTCAGTCTTTAATCCAAGGAACTTCTCTAAAAAACTGGGTAAAACAAGCACAGAGCTTAAGTTCTACCTATCGTCAAAAAAAAAACAAAACAGAGACTCTTTCTTCAGAAGCTCTCAGAATAGCTTATTTGTGTTCTCGCCTTCCGGCTACCTATGCTGCAATCTCATCTGTATTCAAAGAGCTACAAAAACGTTTTGATCTTTCTTTAATTCGCTCTTTATTGGATTGTGGTGCAGGACCGGCAAGTGTGCTTTTAGCAGCCGAGTCTTTTTTTTCTCTACAACAAGCAACCCTTTTAGAGAGAGATCCTGGTTTTATTAAACTAGGAAAGCTATTGACCCATCCAACAGATGTAGAAGTTACCTGGATTGTGCAAGATGTCACAAAGGGTATCCCTTCTTCTGCTAAAGACCTTGTTATGGCTTCTTATTCTTTATGTGAAATTAGCGAAGAAGATCAACTGCAGATAGTAGAGTCTCTATGGGACAAAACAGAGCAGATTTTCATTTTGCTCGAACCCGGTACCCCTAAAGGGTTTCATTTTATCCGAAAAGCAAGAGAGAGACTGCTTGACTTAGGAGCTTTTTTACTAGCCCCTTGTCCGCATAGTAAGAGTTGCCCTATAGCCAAAAACGACTGGTGCCATTTTTCTGTGCGATTGCCTAGGTCTTCGCTTCACCGCCAACTAAAAGAAGGATCTTTAAACTATGAAGATGAAAAGTTCTCCTATCTGATCTTCTCTCGTACACCTGCCTCCACTAGTTCCTCTCGTGTGATTCGTCATCCTTTCAAAGGATCGGGATTTGTAAAACTAAAGCTATGTACAGAGTCAGGTCTTGTAGAAAAAACGATCAGTCGAAAGGATAAAGAGCTCTACTCTATTGCTAAAAAAACTGAGTGGGGGGATGAGTTTTAA
- a CDS encoding IS3 family transposase, with the protein MKTHSKEFEIEKMAHILEVSRCGYYEFLNRVISKRNVENQELIKEIKKAHKSSRGTYGSPRIHAKLQKQGISCSRKRVAKLILPPFF; encoded by the coding sequence ATGAAGACCCATTCTAAAGAATTTGAAATAGAGAAGATGGCTCACATTTTAGAAGTTTCCAGGTGTGGGTACTATGAGTTTTTAAATAGAGTGATTAGTAAAAGAAACGTGGAGAATCAAGAGTTAATCAAAGAAATTAAAAAAGCTCATAAGAGTAGCCGAGGAACTTATGGGAGCCCGAGGATTCACGCTAAGCTTCAAAAGCAGGGCATTTCCTGTTCTAGAAAAAGAGTTGCTAAATTGATATTGCCGCCTTTTTTTTGA
- a CDS encoding transposase: MKNQEKYNREFKINTVKLSRESSKSMSEIAHDLGVAKSTLYAWIQEYKEHGEDSFPGSGILKPCNEELYRLKKQLADVTMERDILKKAVAIFSKPKS, from the coding sequence ATGAAAAATCAAGAAAAGTACAACCGTGAGTTTAAAATAAACACTGTAAAGCTAAGTCGAGAAAGCAGTAAGTCTATGAGCGAAATCGCTCATGATTTAGGTGTAGCCAAATCTACCCTTTACGCGTGGATCCAAGAGTATAAGGAGCATGGAGAAGACAGTTTCCCTGGATCTGGGATATTAAAGCCATGCAATGAAGAATTATATCGTTTAAAGAAGCAACTAGCTGACGTTACGATGGAGAGAGACATCCTAAAAAAAGCAGTTGCCATCTTCTCCAAACCAAAGAGTTGA
- a CDS encoding IS3 family transposase (programmed frameshift), protein MKNQEKYNREFKINTVKLSRESSKSMSEIAHDLGVAKSTLYAWIQEYKEHGEDSFPGSGILKPCNEELYRLKKQLADVTMERDIPKKSSCHLLQTKELKFEFMKTHSKEFEIEKMAHILEVSRCGYYEFLNRVISKRNVENQELIKEIKKAHKSSRGTYGSPRIHAKLQKQGISCSRKRVAKLMKQEKIQAKMRKKWKVTTQASKKEIMIAPNHLDQNFIVGSPNKVWVSDITYVSTQEGWLYIAVVMDLFSRKVVGLSMSDRLETELVTKALKQALYNRKTNKDLMFHSDRGTQYTSNEFKELANRHGITLSMSAKGRCYDNAVAESFFHTLKTEEVHLSNYRIREEAKTSIFEYVEIFYNRKRLHSTLGYVSPIDFEAAWNCTAERVI, encoded by the exons ATGAAAAATCAAGAAAAGTACAACCGTGAGTTTAAAATAAACACTGTAAAGCTAAGTCGAGAAAGCAGTAAGTCTATGAGCGAAATCGCTCATGATTTAGGTGTAGCCAAATCTACCCTTTACGCGTGGATCCAAGAGTATAAGGAGCATGGAGAAGACAGTTTCCCTGGATCTGGGATATTAAAGCCATGCAATGAAGAATTATATCGTTTAAAGAAGCAACTAGCTGACGTTACGATGGAGAGAGACATCC CTAAAAAAAGCAGTTGCCATCTTCTCCAAACCAAAGAGTTGAAATTTGAATTTATGAAGACCCATTCTAAAGAATTTGAAATAGAGAAGATGGCTCACATTTTAGAAGTTTCCAGGTGTGGGTACTATGAGTTTTTAAATAGAGTGATTAGTAAAAGAAACGTAGAGAATCAAGAGTTAATCAAAGAAATTAAAAAAGCTCATAAGAGTAGCCGAGGAACTTATGGGAGCCCGAGGATTCACGCCAAGCTTCAAAAGCAGGGCATTTCCTGTTCTAGAAAAAGAGTTGCTAAATTGATGAAGCAAGAGAAAATACAGGCCAAGATGAGAAAAAAATGGAAAGTGACTACACAAGCAAGCAAAAAAGAGATAATGATAGCTCCTAACCATTTGGATCAAAATTTTATAGTAGGATCTCCTAATAAAGTATGGGTAAGCGATATAACATATGTATCTACTCAAGAAGGTTGGTTATATATAGCGGTGGTAATGGATCTTTTTTCTAGGAAAGTAGTAGGCCTTAGCATGAGTGATAGGCTAGAGACAGAGCTAGTCACAAAAGCGTTAAAGCAAGCTCTGTACAATCGCAAAACAAATAAAGACTTGATGTTTCACTCAGATAGAGGAACTCAATACACGAGTAATGAATTTAAAGAATTGGCTAATCGACATGGGATAACATTAAGTATGAGTGCAAAAGGGCGCTGTTACGACAATGCAGTTGCAGAAAGTTTTTTTCACACCTTAAAAACAGAAGAGGTTCACCTCAGCAACTATAGAATTAGAGAAGAAGCCAAAACCAGTATTTTTGAATATGTAGAGATTTTTTATAACCGCAAAAGATTGCATTCGACTTTAGGATATGTGTCGCCTATAGATTTTGAGGCTGCATGGAATTGTACAGCTGAGAGAGTGATATAA